The sequence below is a genomic window from Leptolyngbya sp. SIO1E4.
TGATCTGCACGGGCAAGAAGGTTGGCATAGACAGCGAAACGCTGGGGAGTTACCCGCAGATGCTTCGACTTAAGAGTTTGTACAATTTCCTCTGTCCACTGAGACATCGCTAATCTTCCAACGCAACTATCTGCCAACGCAATTTGCAATAAGCATCCAGCAATACATAAGTAGTTTGCTGTTTTAACTTATATTACAAGCATAGCATTGGCTCATAAGGATCATAATCGCATAAGAATTATTTTATTTTCTAAGTAATTATATGGATTGAAAAATTCTCAATTAAGAATTATTCTAGATTAGGCAGAGGTAATTCGGTAGCTGCAAGACTGTGGATTAGCCGCACCTATGCCACACTCAAGGACTGAACCAGCAATGCAGGGCAAGTGGCAGGCTCTTAATATACTGCTAAGCCCATGTCGCTGGGGATGTGTGTGTTTGGACTCTGGTCTCGCTTAGCATTTACTGCTATCGAACTGTTTGGTTTTCCAATTCGCTTAGACCATGTATTAGGAGGTTATTATGGCCGCTATTGAAAAGGTGCCTCACGTCGTTTTCAAGACTCGTGTCCGTGATGAGTCTGTTGAAGGCCCTAACCCTTATCGCTGGCAAGATACAACCACCGAAGACATCTTTGCTGGCAAGAAGGTTGTTGTATTTTCTCTCCCAGGGGCATTCACACCTACTTGCTCTTCTAACCACCTGCCTCGTTATGAAGAGCTTTTCGATGAGTTCAAGGCCCTGGGTGTTGATGAGATCTACTGCGTCTCGGTCAACGATGCCTTCGTGATGTTCCAGTGGGGCAAGCAACAGGGTGCAACCAAGGTTAAGTTGTTGCCCGATGGCAATGGCGAATTCACCCGCAAGATGGGGATGCTGGTTGACAAAGCTAACCTGGGCTTCGGTATGCGTTCCTGGCGCTATTCCATGCTGGTGAACGACCTCACCATTGAGAAAATGTTCATTGAGCCTGATTTTGCTGACAACTGTCCGACTGACCCCTTTGAGGTCTCTGACGCTGACACGATGTTGGCTTACGTGAAGGGCCAAGATGCCCCCGGAGTCTCTGAGCCTCGCATGGCTTTCGTTGGCTAATTGCCGAACTGCTCAGTCACGTTCGTAGGTTAAGGCCGATTGTCTAAATCAGGTCATCGGTCTTAACAGCGCCGAGGCAAAGAAGACGGCCCCTGTTGTCTCTTCTTTGCCTTTTTTCGTTGCTTTTTTTGCCGCTATTGTATTCGAGTGCCGTAGGAAAACCATGAAACTTTCTAGCAGTAATATCGAAAATCACCTAGACACTATCTACGATGCCGTAGTGGTGGGCGGGGGCATGGGGGGGCTTTCTGCTGCGATTTATTTAGCTCGGTACGGGCTTAAATGTTTAGTGATTGAAAAAGGTAGAGGGCGATCTTTATGGATGCAGGAGACGCGAAATTATCTGGGCTTAGATCCCAGTACGCCCGGTCGGGATATTTTGACCCAAGGGACTAAACAAGCACTGGAGTGGGGCGCTGATCACTTACGAGCCTTTGTTGAAACGGTGACTGATGAGGGTGACGCGCTGGCCATCAAGGTCAAAGTGGGCAAGAAAAACAGCAAGTTTTACACGCTGCGGAGCAAATATTTGATCGCCGCTTCTGGCGTCATCGATTTATTGCCTGAGCTAGACGATATGCAAAATGTTTATGACTATGCTGGGTATACGCTGCACGTGTGTATGATCTGCGATGGCTTTGATATGTGGGATCAAAAAGCCGTTCTGATTGTTCAGCGTGAAGCTCAGATTAATGCAGCCTTTGTGCTGAATTGGTTTACTCCCTACATTTCGGTTTTAACCAATGGCCAATGCCTTGTCAGTGATGCGATGAAACAACAGCTGGCCGACCATGGTTACCCCTTGTATGAAGCCCCCATCGCTCGCTTCCTGGGGGAGAATCACAAAATGAGTGGGGTTGAGCTGACTGATGGCACCCTGATTGAGGCCACGACAGGTTTGATCAACATGGGGTCGATTTACCATAACCAATACCTAAAGGGGATTGAAGGTCTTACCTGGGATGGGGAAAACCTGGTGACCAACTCGATGGCTCAGACAACTCACGATCGCATCTTTGCCATTGGCGATTTAAAGCAAGGTCTGAACCAGGTCTCTGTGGCGGTTGCCGATGGCACCCTGGCGGCAACTCAGATTTGGCGCAACATTCGGCGGGCGGGCGAACCTCGTAAGTGGGAAGAGAATCTGGCAAAAGCAACGACTGCGGTCTAGCGTACAGCCATCCACTGGCTGAAATGGGTGTTAAGGGGTGTTGACTATTTTCGACATCTTAAAATAGAGCCATTTCACGTTCAGGGGAAGCTCGACCTATGCAGGATTTAATTGCCGCCGCATTGGCCCAAAAAGACTTCCGGACGGCGGCAGCGCTGCTGAAACAGTGGAAGCAAAAGGATCCTAAAGATCCTCGATTGTTGCTCATGATTGGGCAATACCAGGAAGCAACCGAACGCTGGGAATTAGCTGAAAAAACCTATCTCAAGCTTTTGCGCCAGGCGGCCAGCCAAAAATTAATGGGGCAGGCACGACAGGGCATTCAGCGGGTGCAGTCTCAAATTGCGGAAGCTCGGGAAGATGCTCTGGAAACTGCACGAGCGCAGCCAGAAAGTCAAGAGCCTGGGCTCCTCTGCCTAGAACCGGTGCAACGGGATCATCGCAAAGCGGCTGCCCAGGGGTTAGCTAAAATCATGCAAATTGATCCTTACACGGCGGGGTTGCAGCTTCCTAGCAAAGGGTGGCGGCTATATCGAGTCGGCCCGATTGGTGAGATGCAGTACTACGGTCAGGCATTGGTTGCCGCTCAAACACCTGCGTTTTGGGTGAAGCAGGCAGATGTAAACGCGCTTCAGGTATTTCGTCTGCAGTACTTTCGGCGGGTGCAGGCCCAGGCAGAGGTTGTTTGTCAAAATGTAAACGGGCAATCGGGGGCGATCGCATTTAATTGGGCAGAAGTCACTCAAGTGGTGAGTGGTCAGCTGCCGCTGTTTGAGTCTGTGGTAGATACCAATGCCTGGGGAAAGCTGCAGCGCAAAGAAAAAACCCAGGACTATGCTGAGATAATTGACCTCCATCTGCATGAGCGTAAATGCATTCTGAGAGTGTGCGATCGCACCTACGATTTTCGTCAGGGCAACCCTTTACCGAATGCCGATACGATTCCAGATCAAACCCTGTCTACTCGCCCCCATTGGAACGCCCTTACCGCTTACATTCGTGAGCAGGTACAGGCACCGATGCACAGCGGGTTTGCCCAGTTTGGGGAAGGTGCCTTGGAATATTTAGACCTTTTGCCTACGCTAAAACACCACATTTCACTGCCCAGAAGCGGCCCCACGAACTGGGATCCTGCCTTTCACCTTTACAGTGGCCTTCACTTTCTCCGGCCTTCTGGGGCATCTTTGCCGGTATAAGGCTGGAGACCCCTGGCAACGGCGACTCAAAGTTTAGTAACAAAACAGCTTGGGAGCTTGGTGAATAGTACAATTGAACCAAATAATATTTGTTTAGGCTGATTATTAAACTAGTAGGGCAATAGCGAGTTTAGGTAGTGAGCGTGTGTATCTTGCTCACAACCTTTAAAGAGAGGTCGCCAGCCTCCCAGCTCACGCGACGGTTGAACAAACGGTTGAGTCTAAATCTGTCTTCCTACGAGGTTGATAACATGACCGAATTCAAATCGTATGCACCTGGCACATTTTGTTGGGTTGACTTAGCGACAACAGATGCCCCAGCGGCAAAAAAGTTCTACGCTGAGCTTTTTGGGTGGGGTACAACGGATGTGCCAACCGGTGAATCAAGCACCTATACGATGTTTGAAAAAGGCGGTAACAGTGTCTGTGGGCTTTACCAGATGGATGCAGCCATGCAGCAGCAAGGGTATCCGCCCTATTGGCTCAGCCATATTTCAGTGCAAAATGTTGATGACAGTACAGAAAAGGCCAGAACCCTCGGTGGCATAGTGCTACAGGCCCCCTGTGATGTCATGGAATCAGGTCGTATGAGCCTCATTCAAGATCCGACTGGGGCGGTTGTTTCACTATGGCAGCCCAAGCAGCATATCGGGGCTGGGCTAGCAAACGAGCCTGCTACCTTCTGCTGGAATGAGCTACAGACTAAACAACTGGAAGCGGCTACCGGGTTCTATACTCAGCTTTTTGGGTGGACAACTCGGAAAAGTACGAATGCCCTGGGGGGAGACTATATTGAGTTTCTGCAGGGAGAGCGATCGGCTGCAGGCATGCTTGAGATCCAAGCGGATTGGGGTGAAGTTCCCCCTAATTGGGTGGTCTATTTTGCGGTTACCAATTGTGACGCGACGCTTGAGAAAGCTAAAGCCATTGGCGGCCATGTTGACATGGCCCCTATCGATCTTGAGGATGTTGGCCGGTTTGCAATTATTCAAGACCCCCAGGGCGCCTACTTCACCGTCATTCAGCTGCAGGAAGGCGTCAACTAAGGCGATCACCCCCCGCAGTTCTGGTGAATGACGGTGGACGTTACCCCCGTTTCATAACACCTAATACCAGTTCTCGTTTCTACAGCTACAGATCAGACCCCTCCCAGCCTCCCCTTGCCAAGGGGAGGCGCCGCAGGCGGTGGGGTGGCGATGTGCAGCGCTGATTTGGAGAATTGGTAAAGGCCAGGCTTAGACAGCCTGGCCTTAGGCCACTGCAGCAGTCGCTGTCACGGCCAAAATCAACAGGGCGATCGCAATGACAATCAGCCGTGGTGTTAAGCACCCGCTCGTTTAAAGGCCGGGAGCAGCGATCGGTGAGCCAAATAATTATGCAGTTCTTTAATGCTCATACGGCAGAGGTCTTTCGTGACCTCATGTACGGTGAGCTGCCGGGTTAAGCTTGGCGCCATGACGTCGCGCATAATGCCTAAAATCTGGGGCTCTGCCACCAAAATTAGCTGCTGTACCTGGTGGGCCTGGCTGAGGT
It includes:
- a CDS encoding peroxiredoxin, which translates into the protein MAAIEKVPHVVFKTRVRDESVEGPNPYRWQDTTTEDIFAGKKVVVFSLPGAFTPTCSSNHLPRYEELFDEFKALGVDEIYCVSVNDAFVMFQWGKQQGATKVKLLPDGNGEFTRKMGMLVDKANLGFGMRSWRYSMLVNDLTIEKMFIEPDFADNCPTDPFEVSDADTMLAYVKGQDAPGVSEPRMAFVG
- a CDS encoding NAD(P)/FAD-dependent oxidoreductase; amino-acid sequence: MKLSSSNIENHLDTIYDAVVVGGGMGGLSAAIYLARYGLKCLVIEKGRGRSLWMQETRNYLGLDPSTPGRDILTQGTKQALEWGADHLRAFVETVTDEGDALAIKVKVGKKNSKFYTLRSKYLIAASGVIDLLPELDDMQNVYDYAGYTLHVCMICDGFDMWDQKAVLIVQREAQINAAFVLNWFTPYISVLTNGQCLVSDAMKQQLADHGYPLYEAPIARFLGENHKMSGVELTDGTLIEATTGLINMGSIYHNQYLKGIEGLTWDGENLVTNSMAQTTHDRIFAIGDLKQGLNQVSVAVADGTLAATQIWRNIRRAGEPRKWEENLAKATTAV
- a CDS encoding tetratricopeptide repeat protein, coding for MQDLIAAALAQKDFRTAAALLKQWKQKDPKDPRLLLMIGQYQEATERWELAEKTYLKLLRQAASQKLMGQARQGIQRVQSQIAEAREDALETARAQPESQEPGLLCLEPVQRDHRKAAAQGLAKIMQIDPYTAGLQLPSKGWRLYRVGPIGEMQYYGQALVAAQTPAFWVKQADVNALQVFRLQYFRRVQAQAEVVCQNVNGQSGAIAFNWAEVTQVVSGQLPLFESVVDTNAWGKLQRKEKTQDYAEIIDLHLHERKCILRVCDRTYDFRQGNPLPNADTIPDQTLSTRPHWNALTAYIREQVQAPMHSGFAQFGEGALEYLDLLPTLKHHISLPRSGPTNWDPAFHLYSGLHFLRPSGASLPV
- a CDS encoding VOC family protein encodes the protein MTEFKSYAPGTFCWVDLATTDAPAAKKFYAELFGWGTTDVPTGESSTYTMFEKGGNSVCGLYQMDAAMQQQGYPPYWLSHISVQNVDDSTEKARTLGGIVLQAPCDVMESGRMSLIQDPTGAVVSLWQPKQHIGAGLANEPATFCWNELQTKQLEAATGFYTQLFGWTTRKSTNALGGDYIEFLQGERSAAGMLEIQADWGEVPPNWVVYFAVTNCDATLEKAKAIGGHVDMAPIDLEDVGRFAIIQDPQGAYFTVIQLQEGVN